A part of Capsicum annuum cultivar UCD-10X-F1 chromosome 6, UCD10Xv1.1, whole genome shotgun sequence genomic DNA contains:
- the LOC107873877 gene encoding uncharacterized protein LOC107873877, which produces MSTMSVRICPDVDHECLRCRVRGIKGGDKRVDILRVGSWNIGTLQGKSIELVKILRKRKINIAYVQETKWVCSKARDVDGYKLWYSCGDRRRNDVGIFVDGELRGQVGLDEKEKKSFWEILNEVVRGVPSLEKIFIGGDFNGHIGSSQLGYDVHEGFGFGVRNDEGAALLDFARAFGLVVVNSSSPKKEEHLVTFHSRVAKTQIDFLLLRKEDRALCKDCKVQDNILPPEDSRRVPQEHMIVDQMELLAKNSNFGKNEKEVMQGRILDKLPCNESFPKK; this is translated from the exons atgtcgactaTGAGTGTTAGGATTTGTCCTGATGTCGACCATGAGT GTTTGAGATGTAGAGTGCGAGGTATTAAGGGAGGGGATAAGAGAGTTGATATTTTGAGGGTAGGATCGTGGAACATTGGGACCCTGCAGGGTAAGTCGATAGAATTAgttaagattcttaggaagagaaagaTTAATATTGCGTATGtccaggagaccaagtgggtatgTTCCAAGGCTAGGGATGtagatgggtacaagttgtggtattCATGTGGTGATAGGCGTAGAAATGATGTAGGAATCTTCGTGGACGGGGAGCTCAGggggcag GTGGGCCTGGacgagaaggagaagaagagctTTTGGGAGATTTTGAATGAGGTAGTTAGAGGTGTGCCTAGTTTAGAGAAGATTTTCATAggaggggatttcaacgggcacatagGGTCTTCGCAGTTAGGGTACGATGTGCATGAGGGCTTTGGGTTCGGGGTTAGGAATGACGAGGGAGCTGCTCTCttggattttgcgagggcttTTGgattggtggtagtgaattccagCTCTCCAAAGAAGGAAGAGCATTTGGTTACTTTCCATAGTAGGgtagccaagacccagattgactttctgCTTCTTAGGAAGGAAGATAGAGCTTTGTGCAAGGATTGTAAG GTTCAAGATAATATACTTCCACCGGAAGATTCAAGGAGAGTTCCTCAAGAACACATGATTGTTGATCAAATGGAGCTCTTGGCTAAGAATTCCAACTTtgggaaaaatgaaaaagaggtgATGCAAGGAAGAATTCTTGACAAACTCCCTTGTAATGAGAGCTTCCCAAAGAAATAA